The following coding sequences lie in one Pseudomonas sp. SL4(2022) genomic window:
- the mutL gene encoding DNA mismatch repair endonuclease MutL yields MSEAARIQLLSPRLANQIAAGEVVERPASVIKELLENSLDSGARRIEVDVEQGGVKLLKVRDNGSGISPDDLPLALARHATSKIRELEDLEQVMSLGFRGEALASISSVARLTLTSRTEGAEQAWQVETEGRDMQPRVQPAAHPVGTSVEVRDLFFNTPARRKFLKTEKTEFDHLQEVIKRLALARFDVAFHLRHNGKTVLGLHEAPDEQSRARRVASVCGPAFLEQALPIDIERNGLHLWGWVGLPTFSRSQADLQYFYVNGRMVRDKLVAHAVRQAYRDVLFNGRHPTFVLFLEIDPSVVDVNVHPTKHEVRFRDGRMVHDFLYGTLHRALGEVRPEDQLAAPAAVSEMVRPTGQAAGEFGPQGEIGLAASLLQPAPSTSVWRSPGAGYQGARPEAALPAAEAQGAYREFFSPMTTAPAPAGLPDAQGDIPPLGYAIAQLKGIYILAENVQGLVVVDMHAAHERITYERLKVAMASEGLRGQPLLVPESIAVSQREADCAEEHAELFQKLGFELQRLGPETLAIRQTPALLKQAEATRLVQDVLGDLLEYGTTDRIQAHLNELLGTMACHGAVRANRRLTLPEMNALLRDMEHTERSGQCNHGRPTWAQMGMDDLDKLFLRGR; encoded by the coding sequence ATGAGTGAGGCCGCACGTATCCAGCTGCTCAGCCCGCGGCTGGCGAACCAGATTGCTGCCGGTGAGGTGGTTGAGCGCCCGGCCTCGGTAATCAAGGAACTGTTAGAAAATAGCCTGGACTCCGGCGCCCGGCGCATCGAAGTGGATGTCGAGCAGGGCGGCGTCAAGCTGCTCAAGGTGCGCGACAACGGCAGCGGCATCTCCCCGGATGACTTGCCCCTGGCGCTGGCCCGCCACGCCACCAGCAAGATCCGCGAGCTGGAAGATCTCGAGCAGGTGATGAGTCTAGGCTTTCGCGGTGAGGCACTGGCGTCGATCAGCTCCGTCGCACGCCTGACCCTGACTTCACGCACCGAGGGTGCCGAGCAGGCCTGGCAGGTGGAAACCGAAGGCCGCGATATGCAGCCGCGGGTGCAGCCTGCGGCGCATCCGGTCGGGACCTCGGTGGAAGTGCGCGACCTGTTCTTCAACACCCCGGCGCGGCGCAAGTTTCTCAAGACTGAAAAGACCGAATTCGATCACCTGCAGGAAGTGATCAAGCGCCTGGCCCTGGCGCGCTTCGATGTGGCCTTCCATCTGCGTCACAACGGCAAGACGGTGCTCGGCCTGCATGAGGCACCGGATGAACAGAGCCGCGCGCGGCGGGTGGCTTCGGTTTGTGGTCCGGCTTTTTTAGAGCAGGCGCTGCCCATCGATATTGAGCGCAATGGTCTGCATCTGTGGGGCTGGGTGGGCTTGCCGACGTTTTCCCGTAGTCAGGCGGATCTGCAGTATTTCTATGTGAATGGCCGCATGGTGCGTGATAAGTTGGTCGCCCATGCTGTGCGCCAGGCTTATCGCGACGTGCTGTTCAACGGTCGTCATCCGACCTTTGTGCTGTTTCTGGAAATCGACCCGTCGGTGGTAGACGTCAACGTGCACCCGACCAAGCACGAAGTGCGCTTCCGTGATGGGCGTATGGTGCATGACTTCCTCTACGGTACGCTGCACCGAGCCCTGGGTGAGGTGCGTCCGGAGGATCAGCTCGCTGCTCCAGCAGCTGTGAGCGAGATGGTGCGCCCCACGGGGCAGGCAGCTGGCGAGTTTGGCCCGCAAGGTGAAATCGGCTTGGCCGCCAGTCTGCTGCAGCCTGCGCCCAGCACCTCAGTATGGCGCTCGCCGGGTGCCGGCTATCAAGGCGCCCGTCCGGAAGCAGCCTTGCCGGCCGCCGAAGCACAGGGCGCCTATCGCGAGTTTTTCTCGCCGATGACCACTGCGCCGGCTCCTGCTGGCTTACCGGATGCGCAAGGTGATATTCCACCCTTGGGCTATGCCATTGCCCAGCTCAAGGGCATCTATATACTTGCCGAGAACGTTCAGGGCCTGGTTGTGGTGGATATGCATGCCGCCCATGAGCGCATCACCTACGAGCGCTTAAAAGTTGCCATGGCCAGTGAAGGCCTGCGTGGTCAGCCGCTGCTGGTGCCTGAGTCGATTGCCGTGAGTCAGCGCGAGGCAGATTGCGCCGAAGAGCATGCCGAGTTGTTCCAGAAACTCGGCTTTGAACTGCAGCGTCTGGGGCCTGAAACCTTGGCAATCCGCCAGACTCCTGCACTGCTCAAACAGGCCGAAGCGACGCGTCTGGTTCAGGATGTACTGGGGGATCTGCTCGAATACGGCACCACCGACCGCATTCAGGCACACCTCAATGAGCTGCTCGGCACCATGGCTTGCCACGGCGCCGTGCGCGCCAACCGGCGCCTGACCCTGCCGGAAATGAATGCCTTGCTGCGCGATATGGAACACACCGAGCGCAGCGGCCAGTGCAACCATGGGCGTCCGACCTGGGCGCAGATGGGCATGGATGACTTGGATAAACTGTTCCTGCGCGGCCGCTAG
- the miaA gene encoding tRNA (adenosine(37)-N6)-dimethylallyltransferase MiaA, whose amino-acid sequence MSERLPPAIFLMGPTAAGKTDLAIELARVLPCELISVDSALIYRDMDIGTAKPNKATLAEFPHRLIDIRDPAESYSAAEFRADALAAMAEITARGRIPLLVGGTMLYFKALLDGLADMPSADAALRAELEVRAQAEGWEVLHAELRAVDPESAARIHPNDPQRLIRALEVYRVSGQSMTVHRQRQAAENTAAGASAARQFPYTVAQLAIAPAQRQLLHERIALRFKSMLEQGLVAEVERLRQRSDLHVGLPSIRAVGYRQVWDYLDGNLSAEQMQERGIIATRQLAKRQFTWLRGWQPGIHWFDSAACDNLPRALKCLAAVSILT is encoded by the coding sequence ATGTCCGAGCGCCTGCCTCCGGCGATTTTTCTCATGGGGCCGACTGCAGCCGGCAAGACCGACCTGGCCATCGAGTTGGCACGCGTGCTGCCATGTGAGTTGATTAGCGTGGATTCGGCGCTGATCTACCGTGATATGGATATCGGTACTGCCAAGCCGAATAAGGCCACGCTGGCCGAGTTTCCCCATCGCCTAATCGATATTCGTGACCCGGCCGAGAGCTATTCGGCGGCCGAATTTCGTGCTGATGCCCTGGCGGCCATGGCCGAAATCACTGCGCGCGGACGTATTCCGCTGCTGGTGGGCGGCACCATGTTGTATTTCAAGGCATTGCTTGACGGTCTGGCCGACATGCCCAGCGCCGATGCAGCGTTGCGCGCCGAGCTGGAGGTGCGCGCCCAGGCCGAAGGTTGGGAGGTGCTGCATGCCGAGTTGCGTGCGGTCGATCCGGAGTCGGCTGCGCGTATCCACCCCAATGACCCGCAGCGCTTGATTCGCGCCCTTGAGGTCTATCGTGTCAGCGGGCAAAGCATGACCGTTCATCGCCAGCGTCAGGCGGCAGAAAATACTGCGGCTGGCGCATCGGCGGCGCGCCAATTCCCCTATACTGTGGCGCAATTAGCCATTGCGCCGGCACAGAGGCAGTTGTTGCACGAGCGAATTGCTCTGCGATTTAAGTCGATGCTGGAGCAGGGGCTGGTGGCCGAGGTCGAACGCCTGCGTCAACGAAGTGACTTGCACGTCGGCCTGCCGTCTATACGAGCGGTGGGATATCGTCAGGTTTGGGATTATCTAGACGGCAACCTCAGTGCCGAACAGATGCAGGAACGTGGCATTATCGCCACGCGCCAGCTGGCCAAACGGCAATTCACCTGGTTACGGGGTTGGCAGCCTGGCATACATTGGTTTGATAGTGCAGCTTGCGACAATCTGCCGCGCGCCTTGAAATGCCTGGCTGCGGTCTCCATATTGACCTGA
- the hfq gene encoding RNA chaperone Hfq produces MSKGHSLQDPYLNTLRKERVPVSIYLVNGIKLQGQIESFDQFVILLKNTVSQMVYKHAISTVVPSRPVRLPSASETEQADAEPGNA; encoded by the coding sequence ATGTCAAAAGGGCATTCGCTACAAGACCCTTACCTGAATACCTTGCGTAAGGAACGCGTCCCGGTTTCCATCTATCTGGTCAACGGCATCAAGCTGCAAGGCCAGATTGAATCCTTCGACCAGTTCGTGATTTTGCTGAAAAACACTGTCAGCCAGATGGTCTACAAACACGCTATTTCCACTGTGGTGCCTAGCCGTCCGGTGCGTCTGCCGAGCGCAAGCGAAACCGAGCAAGCTGACGCTGAACCGGGTAACGCCTGA
- the hflX gene encoding ribosome rescue GTPase HflX, with protein MFFERHKGGERAILVHLDGQNSEVREDPQEFQELALSAGAETVAFFSIPSNRLTAKYLIGSGKVEELRDQVKAAEADLVIFNHVLTPSQERNLERAFECRVLDRTGLILDIFAQRARTHEGKLQVELAQLDHMSTRLVRGWTHLERQKGGIGLRGPGETQLETDRRLLRVRIRQIKQKLEKVRSQREQARRGRQRADIPSVSLVGYTNAGKSTLFNTLTTSAVYAADQLFATLDPTLRRLELDDLGPIVLADTVGFIRHLPHKLVEAFRATLEESSNSDLLLHVIDSHEPERDQQIEQVLAVLGEIGAQELPMLEVYNKLDLLEGVEPQIQRDADGKPQRVWLSARDGRGLPLLRQAIAELLGDDLFVGTLQLPQRLGRMRAQFFALGVVQSESFTEDGCSLLAVRLPRIELNRLVSREGLVPQEFIEQHTLQ; from the coding sequence TTGTTCTTCGAGCGCCATAAAGGTGGAGAGCGGGCCATTCTGGTTCATCTGGACGGCCAAAATTCCGAGGTGCGCGAAGACCCGCAGGAGTTTCAGGAGCTGGCACTTTCGGCCGGCGCTGAGACTGTCGCGTTTTTCAGCATTCCGAGTAATCGGCTGACCGCCAAGTACCTGATCGGCAGCGGCAAAGTTGAAGAGCTGCGTGATCAGGTAAAGGCCGCTGAGGCTGACCTGGTTATCTTCAACCATGTGCTTACTCCCAGTCAGGAACGCAACCTTGAGCGCGCTTTTGAGTGTCGGGTGCTGGATCGCACGGGTCTGATTCTCGATATTTTTGCTCAGCGTGCGCGTACCCATGAAGGCAAGTTGCAGGTCGAACTGGCTCAGCTCGATCACATGAGTACGCGGCTTGTGCGCGGCTGGACACACCTTGAACGGCAGAAAGGTGGTATCGGTCTGCGCGGTCCGGGTGAAACCCAGCTGGAAACCGACCGTCGCCTGTTGCGCGTCCGGATTCGCCAGATCAAGCAGAAACTGGAAAAGGTGCGCAGCCAGCGTGAGCAGGCGCGGCGTGGTCGTCAGCGTGCGGATATTCCTTCGGTGTCATTGGTGGGCTACACCAACGCCGGCAAGTCGACGCTGTTCAATACCCTGACCACTTCGGCCGTTTACGCGGCCGATCAGTTGTTTGCCACCCTCGATCCCACTCTGCGTCGTCTTGAACTGGATGATCTGGGGCCGATTGTGCTGGCTGATACCGTGGGCTTTATTCGTCATCTGCCGCACAAGCTGGTCGAGGCCTTTCGCGCGACCCTTGAAGAATCGAGCAACTCTGACCTGCTGTTGCACGTGATCGACTCTCACGAGCCCGAGCGCGATCAGCAGATCGAGCAGGTGCTGGCTGTTCTGGGCGAGATCGGCGCCCAGGAATTGCCGATGCTTGAGGTATATAACAAGCTCGACTTGCTCGAGGGTGTGGAACCGCAGATTCAGCGTGATGCCGATGGCAAACCACAGCGGGTCTGGCTCTCGGCGCGTGATGGGCGCGGTTTGCCTCTGTTGCGGCAGGCGATTGCAGAACTGTTGGGTGACGACCTGTTTGTCGGTACATTGCAGTTGCCGCAGCGTCTGGGGCGCATGCGGGCGCAGTTCTTTGCTCTGGGTGTGGTGCAGAGTGAGTCTTTCACTGAAGATGGCTGTAGTTTGTTGGCAGTGCGTCTGCCGCGTATCGAGCTGAACCGGTTGGTGAGCCGCGAAGGTCTTGTACCGCAGGAATTTATCGAGCAACACACTTTGCAATAA
- the hflK gene encoding FtsH protease activity modulator HflK, with protein MAWNEPGGNSNNQDPWGGRKNGDRKGPPDIDEAFRKLQESLNGLFGGGKKRGGEASSSGNGGGFGLLFVGLGLLAAVWLYSAIYVVDEQEQAVVLRFGKYYETVGPGLNIYFPPIDRKYQENVTRERAYSKQGQMLTEDENIIEVPLTVQYRISNLQDFVLNVDQPEVSLQHATDSAVRHVVGSTEMDQVLTEGRELMASEVKDRLQRFLDNYRTGIAVTQVNLQSAAAPREVQEAFDDVIRAREDEQREKNQAETYANGVVPEARGQAQRLIEDANGYRDEVVSRAQGEADRFTALVAEYRKAPEVTRERLYLDTMQELMTNTSKVLVTGDKGQNNLLYLPLDKMIDGRASSAPSSISGSASAADASSARVTIDPRQVELRTRESR; from the coding sequence ATGGCTTGGAATGAGCCGGGTGGCAACTCGAATAATCAGGACCCGTGGGGCGGCCGGAAAAACGGTGATCGCAAGGGCCCGCCGGATATCGATGAGGCCTTCCGCAAGCTGCAGGAGAGCCTGAATGGGCTGTTCGGTGGCGGCAAAAAACGAGGCGGCGAAGCTAGCTCCTCGGGCAACGGTGGCGGTTTCGGCCTGCTGTTTGTGGGGCTGGGGCTGTTGGCCGCAGTCTGGCTGTACAGCGCTATCTATGTGGTTGATGAGCAGGAGCAGGCCGTGGTGCTGCGCTTCGGCAAATACTACGAGACGGTAGGGCCAGGCCTGAACATCTATTTCCCGCCCATTGATCGTAAATATCAGGAAAACGTCACCCGCGAGCGTGCTTACAGCAAGCAAGGGCAGATGTTGACTGAAGACGAAAATATCATCGAGGTTCCGCTGACTGTGCAATATCGGATCAGCAACCTGCAGGACTTCGTGCTGAACGTCGATCAGCCAGAGGTCAGTTTGCAGCATGCCACTGACAGTGCCGTACGCCATGTTGTCGGCTCCACCGAGATGGATCAGGTGCTGACCGAGGGTCGTGAACTGATGGCCAGTGAGGTCAAGGATCGCTTGCAGCGTTTCCTCGACAACTACCGCACAGGCATCGCGGTTACTCAGGTCAACCTGCAGAGTGCGGCGGCGCCGCGTGAAGTGCAGGAGGCCTTCGATGACGTGATCCGCGCTCGTGAAGACGAGCAGCGTGAGAAGAACCAGGCGGAAACCTACGCCAATGGCGTGGTGCCGGAAGCCCGCGGGCAGGCGCAGCGCCTGATTGAAGACGCCAACGGTTACCGTGATGAAGTGGTTTCCCGTGCCCAGGGTGAAGCTGATCGTTTTACTGCGCTGGTTGCGGAGTACCGCAAGGCGCCGGAAGTGACGCGTGAGCGCCTCTATCTGGACACCATGCAGGAGCTTATGACGAATACCAGTAAGGTGTTGGTGACTGGTGATAAGGGGCAGAACAACCTGCTCTATCTGCCGCTGGATAAGATGATTGATGGCCGTGCTTCGTCTGCGCCAAGCTCGATTTCTGGTTCAGCCAGTGCTGCTGATGCCAGCAGCGCGCGCGTGACCATCGATCCGCGACAGGTTGAGCTGCGTACAAGGGAGAGCCGCTGA
- the hflC gene encoding protease modulator HflC: MSNKSLIALIVGVVLALVAWNSFYIVAQTERAVLLQFGRIVQPDVQPGLHVKIPYVNQVRKFDARLLTLDSTSSRFLTLEKKALMVDAFAKWRVLDAERYYTATSGMKQIADERLARRLEASLRDQFGKRTLHESVSGERDALMADVTASLNRAAQKELGIEVVDVRVKAIDLPKEVNRSVFDRMSSEREREAREHRAKGKELAEGIRADADRQRRVLLADAYRQAEELRGEGDAQAAAIYSKAYGMDQEFYSFYRSLRAYRESFADKRDVLVLDPKSDFFRYLETSKP, from the coding sequence ATGAGCAATAAATCGCTGATCGCTCTTATTGTTGGTGTGGTCTTGGCCTTGGTCGCCTGGAACAGCTTTTATATCGTGGCGCAGACTGAGCGTGCGGTTCTGTTGCAGTTCGGCCGTATCGTGCAGCCGGACGTGCAGCCGGGGCTGCATGTGAAGATTCCGTACGTCAATCAGGTGCGCAAGTTTGATGCCCGCCTGCTGACACTGGATTCCACCAGCTCGCGTTTTCTGACGCTGGAAAAGAAAGCGCTGATGGTGGATGCCTTTGCGAAATGGCGCGTACTGGATGCTGAGCGTTATTACACCGCGACCTCCGGTATGAAGCAGATTGCCGACGAGCGTCTGGCGCGTCGTCTGGAGGCATCGCTGCGCGACCAGTTCGGTAAGCGTACTTTGCACGAGTCAGTGTCGGGTGAGCGTGATGCACTGATGGCGGATGTGACAGCTTCTCTGAATCGTGCGGCGCAGAAAGAGCTGGGTATCGAGGTGGTGGATGTGCGCGTCAAGGCCATCGACCTGCCGAAGGAAGTGAACCGTAGCGTATTCGATCGTATGAGCTCCGAGCGTGAGCGTGAAGCACGCGAACACCGCGCTAAGGGTAAGGAGTTGGCCGAGGGTATTCGCGCCGACGCCGATCGTCAGCGTCGCGTGTTGCTGGCCGATGCCTATCGCCAGGCGGAAGAGTTGCGCGGTGAGGGGGATGCCCAGGCTGCTGCGATTTATTCCAAGGCGTATGGCATGGATCAGGAGTTCTATTCGTTCTATCGCAGCCTGAGGGCTTATCGCGAAAGCTTCGCGGATAAGCGCGATGTGCTGGTGCTGGATCCGAAGAGTGACTTCTTCCGTTATCTGGAAACCTCAAAACCCTAA
- a CDS encoding DUF2065 domain-containing protein — MWQELGIALCLVLVLEGILPFLYPRRWRDTLLQLMQLSDRQLRLLGLASMLLGTTVLYWLH; from the coding sequence ATGTGGCAGGAATTAGGCATCGCGTTGTGTCTTGTGCTGGTGCTGGAAGGCATCCTGCCCTTCCTGTATCCGCGCCGTTGGCGTGACACGCTTTTACAACTGATGCAGTTGTCTGACAGGCAGCTGCGTCTGCTGGGGTTGGCCAGCATGCTGCTGGGAACAACCGTTCTTTATTGGCTTCACTGA
- a CDS encoding ATP phosphoribosyltransferase regulatory subunit — protein sequence MATVDRWLLPDGIEEVLPPYAGRIEVARRQVLDLFQRWGYEFVVTPHIEYLESLLTGAGQDLDLRTFKVTDPLSGRQMGFRADITPQVARIDAHTLRREGPSRLCYAGSVVHAQPRALTTSRSPIQLGAELYGDASPASDVEVISLLVNTLELAAVPDVHMDLGHVGIYRGLARAAELSGEVEQQLFDALQRKAMDEVVELTETLPDDLRKMLRALSELCGGREVLDLAQACLIDAPDDVHAALDDLMAIADALSLRYPELPLYFDLGELRGYHYHTGVVFAAFVPGVGYAIAQGGRYDDIGADFGRARPATGFSTDLKTLVSLGHMQLGEEPAGIWAPDSHDVFLWQAIVRLRRDGQRVVQALPGQIAADAEAAGCDRQLLLRDGRWQLAALTA from the coding sequence ATGGCAACGGTAGACCGCTGGCTGCTGCCAGATGGCATCGAAGAAGTACTGCCACCGTACGCAGGGCGTATTGAAGTGGCGCGCCGCCAGGTGCTGGATCTGTTCCAGCGCTGGGGCTATGAATTTGTGGTCACTCCGCATATCGAGTACCTGGAATCGCTGCTGACTGGCGCGGGGCAGGACTTGGATCTGCGCACTTTCAAAGTAACCGATCCGCTGTCCGGCCGGCAGATGGGCTTTCGTGCCGATATCACGCCGCAGGTGGCGCGCATTGATGCGCATACCCTGCGCCGCGAAGGTCCGAGCCGCCTGTGCTATGCCGGTAGTGTGGTGCATGCCCAGCCGCGTGCGCTGACTACGTCGCGCAGTCCGATTCAGCTGGGTGCCGAACTGTATGGCGATGCTAGTCCGGCCAGCGATGTGGAAGTGATCAGTCTGCTGGTCAACACCCTTGAGCTGGCGGCGGTACCGGATGTGCACATGGATCTTGGCCATGTCGGTATCTATCGCGGCCTGGCTCGCGCCGCAGAGCTGTCTGGCGAGGTCGAGCAGCAGCTGTTCGATGCGCTGCAGCGTAAGGCGATGGATGAGGTCGTTGAACTGACCGAAACCCTGCCGGATGACCTGCGCAAGATGTTGCGCGCGCTCAGTGAGCTGTGCGGTGGTCGTGAGGTGCTGGACCTGGCTCAGGCTTGCCTGATCGATGCGCCGGACGACGTGCATGCTGCGCTGGATGACCTGATGGCGATTGCCGATGCGCTTAGCTTGCGCTACCCGGAATTACCGCTGTACTTCGATCTGGGCGAGCTGCGCGGCTATCACTACCACACTGGTGTGGTGTTCGCGGCCTTTGTCCCGGGCGTGGGGTATGCCATCGCCCAAGGTGGCCGTTATGACGACATCGGTGCCGATTTTGGCCGGGCGCGTCCGGCGACAGGCTTCTCCACCGACCTGAAAACCCTGGTAAGCCTGGGGCATATGCAGTTGGGGGAAGAGCCTGCTGGTATCTGGGCTCCGGATAGCCACGATGTGTTTTTGTGGCAGGCGATTGTGCGCTTGCGTCGGGACGGTCAGCGCGTGGTTCAGGCATTGCCTGGTCAGATCGCGGCTGACGCCGAGGCTGCGGGCTGTGATCGTCAGCTGCTGTTGCGTGATGGTCGCTGGCAGTTGGCTGCGCTGACAGCCTGA
- a CDS encoding methyl-accepting chemotaxis protein, translated as MAAAVNRFVAKLQPIVREAGEVASLTGQEIGNLAARSAAAEAAAERQRDEVAGSLQALAEMAGEAQAESQAMREALQRVGAIRQAADDNAAIALRVGGSIEELVQRVETGAAVIERLAKQSEQIEVVLTVIRSIAEQTNLLALNAAIEAARAGESGRGFAVVADEVRALASKTQQSTGDIQTHIGALQQGAREAVDAISQAGKQADQGLAALRESARVQQSVRAAVEEVHGAINAATEAAAHQAEGADAVRGRVEVIHVEAQRAAEAVAATASSGRVLDGLAKKLKASLGQFSV; from the coding sequence ATGGCGGCAGCGGTCAATCGCTTCGTCGCCAAGTTGCAGCCGATTGTGCGTGAGGCGGGTGAGGTGGCATCACTCACTGGGCAGGAGATCGGCAATCTGGCCGCGCGCAGTGCGGCGGCGGAGGCGGCGGCCGAGCGTCAGCGCGATGAAGTGGCCGGTAGCCTGCAGGCGCTGGCAGAAATGGCTGGTGAGGCTCAGGCCGAAAGTCAGGCTATGCGCGAAGCCCTGCAGCGGGTTGGGGCGATCCGTCAGGCGGCGGACGATAATGCGGCGATTGCTCTGCGCGTGGGTGGCTCGATTGAGGAGTTGGTGCAGCGAGTGGAAACCGGCGCGGCAGTGATTGAGCGGCTGGCCAAGCAGAGTGAGCAGATCGAGGTGGTGTTGACGGTAATCCGCTCGATTGCCGAGCAGACCAACCTGCTGGCGCTGAATGCGGCCATCGAAGCGGCGCGGGCTGGCGAGAGTGGGCGCGGCTTTGCTGTGGTGGCGGATGAAGTGCGCGCACTGGCGAGCAAGACACAGCAGTCCACTGGTGATATCCAGACCCATATCGGCGCCTTGCAGCAAGGGGCGCGTGAGGCGGTTGATGCGATCAGTCAGGCTGGTAAGCAGGCTGATCAGGGGTTGGCCGCACTGCGCGAAAGCGCGCGGGTTCAGCAATCGGTGCGGGCGGCGGTTGAGGAGGTGCATGGAGCGATCAACGCTGCAACCGAAGCGGCGGCCCATCAAGCCGAGGGCGCGGATGCGGTGCGTGGCCGGGTTGAGGTGATTCATGTCGAGGCGCAGCGTGCGGCCGAGGCGGTGGCCGCAACGGCCAGCAGTGGGCGCGTGCTGGACGGCCTGGCGAAGAAGCTCAAGGCCAGTCTGGGCCAGTTCAGCGTTTAG